The genomic window CCCAATTTCTCTTGGAACCCAGCATCTCTCCGTCCATGCTCAACCTAGCAGCCTCTCAGAGAAGCATCACTGACATCGTGTTTCCGGATTCAACCGTGAGAGCTGATGGCGAGTACACAAGGTGTCGGGACCAGTCCAaacccctcttctcctccaccatcttcacTCACCGCTCTTTCAAGTCGCCCCTCCACCTCCGTCTGGATGCCTCTGTTCTCCTCCCGAAGAGCCTCAAGTCCCGAAAGTTTCCATCCGCCACCAAAGCCTTTGCCAGCAGGCCATTTCATGCGAGATAAGATTGTGTAGAAGCGGATGGAACTCGGGGAGGCAAATACGCCGTCTCACGTGGATGACTTGCTCCGAGCCAAGTTCAGGGACCAGCAAGTTTAGTAAGATGCCTGTTACTGCTCAGGTGCCTTGCCCTCGGCTAGAAGATGATCAGCATCGTAGGCTCCTTTGTGTCCCTCTTCTCTTATCGATGTGCCTGTTGTATCTCACGTCTCCTGACAGATGCGCAGACAACATCTGCCGACACCAATGGCCCAATCGTCCTCCCGAGCTTCATGCTGTGTCTTGCTGTGATCGATCCCCGATTTACAAAAGCATCACGACACTAGGTGACTTGTTCCATTGACACTCTGGTTGCACTTGTACGTATTGTGGCTGGCTTGGTACGAAGACTTGTTTCCAAAGATCGTGACCGTGCTTGATGTTCCCAGGTCCGTCAATTTGCAGATTGTTGCCGACTTATCCCGCACGTACTCCCAATATCAATGCATGGGAGACATGCTGCTTGAGATTGCGTGCCTCGGACAGAGACCAGCCATGCGAGCCGAGTCTCAGGCCATGCTAGCTGattctcctcatcatgcATCACCCTGCGTAGTACCCAGGTTCATATCCTCTTATCCATCCATGCTATCCAATGACAGAGGCCTTGCTTGAGTAGAGAGCATCGGCTACCCAGCTGTGTTCCAAAATCCCGTCTGAAAGCCTGCCTCATCTATCTCTCATCAAACCAGAATGTCCAAGTCTGACACGACAGGCCGGTGATCAGATACACGAACGTCATCATCAAAGAAATTGGCCAGGACACCAAAGGTTTTGACATGGGCTGTCCGAGGCTCCTGAATGAAGAGAAAGTCGATACGTGCCTCCTCCCAGCCTTCTCCGGAGCTGTCGTACTTGCCGAAACTCGTGTAAGTGATCTGGTTCCCGTAGTGAGCGCTCTTAGGTAGTAGATGAGAGATATCAGACATGCCCGAGTCAGGTGCTGTCATGATCTTGTACCCGCCGTCATTGGGGGAGCTGTTAAAGTCTCCCCCGACGAGGACGGCCGACGGAGAGCCCGCACCTCCGGAGCCCCACTCCCGGGCGAACTtgatgaggagcttggcgCTGTTCTCTCGGGCCTTGACGCCGATATGGTCGAAATGGGTGCTCATGACGATGACGCGCGTCCCCGTGTTGCGGTGCAAGAACTCGCCCATGGTGACGATGCGGTTCAGCACAGCGTCCCAGCCGCGCGACGGCTCAAAGGGCGTCTTGCTCAGCCAGCGTACCTCAGAGCGCTCGCAGCTCCAGTTGTCGCTGCGGTAGAAGATGGGTGAGAACTCGCCGTCATGCTCTCCAGAGCCGCGGCCACGACCAATGTGCGACCAGCCATCGCCGAGACGTGACTGGATATCCTTTACCTGCGGGTACAGGCACTCCTGCAGGCAGATGAATGGGCTCTCGTGGCCAGCGGTGATGAAGGATAGCTGGTTGACCAGCTTGGGGCAGCGGACGTCCCAAGGCTTCTCATGGGGCTCAAAGTTGGTCGTCGCGTAGCGGACGTTGAAGGTGACGATGCGAAGCGGCATCCGCTCGCGGGTAGATGAGATGTCCATTCTCAGCGATGCGCCCGAGGGGATGTCGCCGACTCTGGTCATGGTGGAGGGGTTGAGGTGTTGTCTGTACGAGGTGGCTTGGCTTATTAAGATGGGATCGTCAGCAAGGCGGAGAAGGCTGCGTCTACTGAGGGGTTAGGTAAGTGGGACAGCGAGAGGTTCTAGATGAGCGTAGCAGGTAGAGATTGCTTGGATGTTGTTGTGAAGTGATGAGACGCGGAGGGGTTGGTCGTCCAATGAGGTCATCACGTGGCCCGAGAGTGTAATGCTGAGATAGGAATAGGGCATTTCCCCGGATTTGACAAGGGTAATCATCCATTATCATAACTGAGGCTAGATTCATCataaggaggaggctggggTTTCATGAGACTCGGATTAGATTAGGTAAACTCGATCGGGCAAACTCATGTTTTGGCCTTGTTTCAAATGCAGTCTTGACAAGAGGTGACAACAAGATTGAATCATTATTAGTTGCAACCCCTGGCATCGCAGCTTGTGAACCGCTACCAATTAACTAACTACACCTTGTCAACATGTTCAAACTTGGAGTCAGCATCCCCTTTCGCAActctctctgcctcgagCCGAGCAACGCGGCTAGGAGTAAAAGGAGCCCTGACGTTGGATTGTGAGAACAGTTCATCCATATCCTCCAAAGCAAGCCCTGTAGGAATCGTTAGCTGGATCATCGTGTAAGCGGGTCGTAACTCACCTTTGGTCTCTGGCACAAAAAACCAGGCAAAGACTACCATGGTGAAACAGAACGACCCGTAGACAAAGTACGTGCCGAATCCACCACGTCCGAGAGTTGCAAACATGCTCGGAGTGCTCTTGGCGACGACAAAGTTGAAGAGCCACTGGCTGGCTGTGGCCATACCCATCTGGAGGGCACGCATGCGAGCAGCAGGAATCTCCTATGCACCAGTTAGTCTCTGCGATAGAGTACATATTTTGATGATCAACTTACAGAGCAGTAAGTCCACACGACGGGGCCCCACCCGAATTGGTACACGGCGGCGAAGATGTAGATGGCCACAAGGGCGACATATCCGGCAGCGCCAACGGGAGAGTCAACGTGAGGAGGATCGAAGCGAACATAAAACCCAACATAAAAGAGGGCTAAGCCTTGTACAATTCCGGTCCACAAAAGGCTTTTTCTGCGGCCTAGCGTGTCGGTCACAaaaaagatgaagacggcgcATGACACCATCTTCACAACACCATAGATCCCAGTCGCGAACAAACcagcagacgacgacgagaggCCGACGCTCTTGAATATGCTGGGACTATAATACGTCATCGCATTAGTCCCTGTAAGGTTGCTCCACATCATGAGAGTGATGCAGAGGAATGTTCTTCGACGGTAGGACTTCACGATGAaggcctccttgaccagggtGAGCCCAGAGCTGTTTGCAGCGAGGGAACGCTCTTCTTCGAGCTGCATAGATATgttctccatctcatctcgtaCGTATGGATGATCTTCTGGCAGTCCTCGAAGCTTGGCCAGCACGGCGAGTGCCTGGGTGGGATCGCTCTGGGCGAGGAAGCGGGGGGACTCGTTAGCGAACATCATTCCGAAGAAGAGAATGACAGCGGGGAGTGCTTGTAGAGCAAGCGGAATAATATATTGGGCATGTCCTCGGACGTGGAGAAGGCAGCCATAGTTGATCCAGAATGCAAGCTGTTGAATTGTCAGTTCACCCCTAAGGGCAGCACCCACCCATGCCAGTGACAACTTACAGTCAAACCAGTGACGATCGAGAGCTGGTAGCAACCTGTGAGAAGTCCTCGAATACCTCGTGGGGCATTTTCAGAGACGTAAAGAGGGTTGACGGTAGAAGCGATACCGACAGCGATACCAGTGATGAATCTATCGCATGTCAACCCAGATCCAAAAGGCCCGAAGAATTTTCCCTACCTTCCGACATACATGGCGGCCAGGTGACCGCTGGCAGCAGCTTGCATGGTAACACCGATAAATACCAGGATAGATGCAGTCATGAGAGACAGTCGTCGGCCGATATAGTTGGCCAGCCACATGGAGATGAGACAACCGAGGAAGGATCCAGCCTGGATAGTCGAGACGATATTTGACGACAGGTCGGCGAGGACGGTCGCGGGTTTATCGGTGAGTCCGTACTGCCTTTGCGGCCGTTAGTCCATGGCAAGAAGTCGCGTTCAAGTATAGTTTCTCACTCTTTGAAAGTGTCCATGGTAAGGACGCCGCCCATGACACCCATGTCCATCTTGAGGTCATGTCAGTCTCACTACTTTCACATTCTGAGAGTAGATTCTTACACCAAACAGAAGTGCACCACCGCATGCCTGAGAGGATCATTAGCACATCACTACCACATACTACGAACAGCTTTAGGTATACTCACTACCAGACTGACCACAACCGTCCTGAGGTTGTAAATCTCAGGAGGGTCAGTCTTGATGGCGTCATTGCGAACAAATTTCTGCAGAAACATGATGTCGATGAAAGATGAACGATTAGATAGACAAGCTTCTGCTGATCGAGGTGCATCTTTAGGAGATATACATCATGTTTAATACCAGTTCTCAACGACCCCCATCGCGAGTCAGTCTCCGAGCCGCCCTGTTTACTAGCGACGGTAATAGACGGAGCCTCCTTCATCGGACGAGCCACCCCCGCAGAAACCTTAGCTAGAGCCATCTCTGTGAGATGACAAGATGCCTCGCTAGGGACCCCGCCTTTCTCCGCATATTGGATCTCGTCAAGTCCGGGGAAACGGGGCTAACCCAGTCGGTTTGTGGGCCATCCCGCCTGGGGTTTCGGCTGTAGACGGGGGCAATATGATCAGGGCACACAGATTGCGGAGGTGAAGAGAATGGGGAGACGGTGCGTTTTTTCCACTAATCACGAGGTTGGGATATGGTCTGGGCAGCTGGAAATGTGGTTTGAGTTATTGGAGCTTGTAGGCAGGTCATCTATTGCCGTCTGGAACCATGGAGACGAGACCTCATTTCACGCGTCAAAGCTTCTTACTAAAGGGCATTTGGGGAATAGAGGATCTTGGCTATTGGGGGTTCGATCACACGAATGTCACGCCAAGCTTGAGGCATGAGTATTGGCCAAGTGTTTCGGCGAGAAGGGGGACAAGATAGCCTCGGTCTTCGAGTGAGCAAGGACATCATAGTTCTGGGTGGATGACATGGCATCATGAACTGTGTAGCACTTGCCAAGGTTACCAGAATTACAAAGCATTAGATGACTTAATAGAGATTCAAGGCTTGTTG from Fusarium keratoplasticum isolate Fu6.1 chromosome 10, whole genome shotgun sequence includes these protein-coding regions:
- a CDS encoding MFS domain-containing protein, with the protein product MFLQKFVRNDAIKTDPPEIYNLRTVVVSLVACGGALLFGMDMGVMGGVLTMDTFKEQYGLTDKPATVLADLSSNIVSTIQAGSFLGCLISMWLANYIGRRLSLMTASILVFIGVTMQAAASGHLAAMYVGRFITGIAVGIASTVNPLYVSENAPRGIRGLLTGCYQLSIVTGLTLAFWINYGCLLHVRGHAQYIIPLALQALPAVILFFGMMFANESPRFLAQSDPTQALAVLAKLRGLPEDHPYVRDEMENISMQLEEERSLAANSSGLTLVKEAFIVKSYRRRTFLCITLMMWSNLTGTNAMTYYSPSIFKSVGLSSSSAGLFATGIYGVVKMVSCAVFIFFVTDTLGRRKSLLWTGIVQGLALFYVGFYVRFDPPHVDSPVGAAGYVALVAIYIFAAVYQFGWGPVVWTYCSEIPAARMRALQMGMATASQWLFNFVVAKSTPSMFATLGRGGFGTYFVYGSFCFTMVVFAWFFVPETKGLALEDMDELFSQSNVRAPFTPSRVARLEAERVAKGDADSKFEHVDKV